From Neodiprion pinetum isolate iyNeoPine1 chromosome 7, iyNeoPine1.2, whole genome shotgun sequence, a single genomic window includes:
- the LOC124223036 gene encoding neural cell adhesion molecule 2 isoform X2, which produces MWWCVIGTTIILVLRSTEVHPQLDDILSDLDKPIPVIDVVGVAGDKVQLPCDVQPTDPDDAIFMVLWFKGDGMEPIYSFDVRDRQFYSPSLWSSPTALGPRAFFVTASNPAHLSIDRLEVKDEGIYRCRVDFKNSPTRNQKMNLTVIVAPERPIILDGTTRDISRIEEPYNEGDDVNLICETRGGKPPPRLTWFLENTVIDESYHYKTDTGVTVNHLSYPKVGRQHLKARLICQASNTNLVQPQSKLLILNVNLKPLVVQILTKEPRLSADKKYDVECRSTGSRPMAVITWWIANRQIKKAKNYSTENNQSLSILSFVPTIDDDGKYLTCRAENPVIPDSVKEDKWRLDVQYQPVVTLRMGSTLNPDDIKEGADVYFECKVRANPKEYKLAWFKDGKELKNNATAGVVLSDYSLVLQGLTRSSAGEYTCLAANSEGKTASNSVPLQIMFAPVCKEGKAENVVGALKQETVSLVCNVESRPPPLTFHWTFNNSGELVEVAQPKHVNVQSPGTPSIAESLREYQRFHGPRLNYTPSTELDYGMLACWASNQVGKQRTPCRFQVIAAGRPYPLHNCTANELSAHLEFEDLGPKSGSGLAVKCTEGYDGGLPIQAYQIDVVGEEDDAWIVRNKTVPAGPHGPIFEVAGLTAGRSYRIFLYAVNAKGRSEATILEPVTLKGVAMYTTGNADASILSPVLLGLAATATLLALAVAGVLAALYRKHTTGRGGGQSPKHAPIAREPTQAGVTTPIHPGSKQTPDDMDPDIIPNEYERRPLTYTPIYKTPPQRRRKDLRLGDVLPDEKPTVQRKVDLQPDPRLAEIDSNFLQNHHHTLHHQNTYTQPPTMADFKQMAMDAYNQRNNQNKQELLYLFCALDA; this is translated from the exons taCCGGTGATCGACGTGGTTGGTGTCGCGGGTGACAAGGTGCAGTTACCGTGCGACGTGCAGCCGACAGATCCGGACGACGCAATATTCATGGTGTTGTGGTTCAAGGGGGACGGAATGGAGCCGATATACAG cTTCGATGTGCGGGATCGCCAGTTTTATTCCCCATCGTTGTGGTCTTCGCCGACCGCTTTGGGACCCAGGGCCTTTTTTGTCACCGCTTCTAATCCGGCCCACCTCAGCATCGACAGGCTCGAGGTTAAAGACGAAGGAATCTACCGGTGCAGAGTCGACTTCAAAAATTCACCGACCAGAAAccagaaaatgaatttaaccGTGATTG TCGCGCCGGAGAGGCCAATCATACTCGATGGAACAACGAGGGATATATCGAGGATCGAGGAGCCGTACAACGAGGGCGACGACGTGAACCTCATCTGCGAAACGAGGGGCGGCAAACCCCCGCCAAGGCTGACTTGGTTCCTCGAAAACACGGTGATAGATGAGTCTTACCACTACAAAACCGACACCGGGGTTACCGTCAACCACTTGTCATACCCCAAAGTTGGCAGGCAGCACCTCAAGGCGCGGCTCATTTGCCAGGCGAGCAACACAAACCTCGTTCAGCCCCAGTCGAAGCTTCTGATACTCAACGTCAACC TCAAACCATTGGTGGTTCAGATACTGACTAAGGAGCCGCGCTTATCGGCGGACAAGAAGTACGACGTCGAGTGCAGAAGCACTGGATCCAGACCGATGGCTGTGATCACGTGGTGGATCGCAAACAGGCAGATAAAGAAGGCGAAAAAT TATTCGACGGAGAATAACCAGAGTCTGAGCATACTGAGTTTCGTTCCGACGATCGACGACGACGGTAAATACCTGACATGTCGAGCGGAGAATCCGGTGATACCGGATAGCGTGAAAGAGGACAAATGGCGCCTCGATGTTCAGTATCAGCCCGTAGTAACTCTGCGCATGGGATCAACTCTGAATCCTGACGACATCAAGGAGGGTGCCGACGTCTACTTCGAGTGCAAGGTCAGGGCGAATCCGAAGGAGTACAAGCTCGCCTGGTTCAAGGAC GGTAAGGAGCTGAAGAATAACGCGACGGCCGGCGTAGTTCTTAGCGACTACTCTCTGGTGCTTCAAGGGCTTACACGGAGTTCCGCAGGCGAGTACACCTGCCTGGCAGCGAACAGCGAGGGAAAGACTGCGAGCAACTCTGTACCTCTTCAGATAATGt TTGCCCCCGTATGCAAAGAAGGTAAAGCCGAAAACGTCGTGGGTGCTTTGAAGCAGGAGACAGTATCGCTGGTCTGCAACGTCGAGAGTCGACCGCCACCGTTGACCTTCCACTGGACTTTCAATAACTCTGGCGAACTCGTCGAGGTTGCTCAGCCCAAACACGTCAACGTCCAATCTCCGGGGACTCCATCGATAGCTGAGAGCCTCAGGGAGTATCAACGCTTTCACGGACCCCGTCTTAACTACACTCCGTCAACTGAACTCGACTATGGGATGCTCGCTTGCTGGGCTAGCAATCAGGTCGGAAAGCAGCGCACTCCCTGCCGGTTTCAG GTAATAGCAGCAGGGCGGCCGTATCCTTTGCACAATTGCACGGCCAACGAATTATCAGCGCATCTGGAGTTTGAGGATCTGGGACCAAAGTCGGGTTCCGGTCTGGCAGTTAAGTGTACCGAAGGTTACGACGGAGGTCTTCCCATCCAGGCGTACCAAATCGACGTTGTCGGGGAAGAAGACGACGCGTGGATAGTGAGGAACAAAACTGTGCCTGCTGGGCCCCACGGGCCCATTTTCGAGGTCGCGGGACTCACCGCTGGACGAAGCTACCGCATCTTTCTCTACGCGGTCAACGCCAAGGGCAGAAGCGAGGCCACCATTTTGGAACCCGTTACATTGAAGGGGGTCGCCATGTACACCACTG GGAACGCGGACGCCTCGATCCTGAGTCCGGTCCTCCTTGGCTTGGCGGCGACGGCGACGCTCCTCGCCCTGGCGGTGGCGGGGGTCCTGGCAGCTCTCTACAGGAAGCACACAACCGGAAGGGGCGGAGGGCAGAGTCCGAAGCATGCCCCGATCGCCAGGGAGCCGACCCAGGCCGGGGTCACGACTCCGATACACCCCGGAAGCAAGCAGACGCCGGACGACATGGACCCCGACATCATCCCCAACGAGTACG AGAGGAGACCCTTGACGTATACGCCTATCTACAAAACTCCACCGCAGCGTAGAAGAAAGGATTTACGTTTGGGTGACGTTCTGCCGGATGAAAAACCTACCGTACAACGGAAGGTGGACCTTCAGCCTGATCCACGACTCGCCGAGATTGATTCGAATTTTCTTCAGAATCATCATCACACTCTTCATCATCAGAACACTTACACCCAGCCACCGACGATGGCTGACTTCAAACAGATGGCGATGGACGCCTACAATCAGCGAAACAATCAAAAC
- the LOC124223036 gene encoding neural cell adhesion molecule 2 isoform X1 has product MWWCVIGTTIILVLRSTEVHPQLDDILSDLDKPIPVIDVVGVAGDKVQLPCDVQPTDPDDAIFMVLWFKGDGMEPIYSFDVRDRQFYSPSLWSSPTALGPRAFFVTASNPAHLSIDRLEVKDEGIYRCRVDFKNSPTRNQKMNLTVIVAPERPIILDGTTRDISRIEEPYNEGDDVNLICETRGGKPPPRLTWFLENTVIDESYHYKTDTGVTVNHLSYPKVGRQHLKARLICQASNTNLVQPQSKLLILNVNLKPLVVQILTKEPRLSADKKYDVECRSTGSRPMAVITWWIANRQIKKAKNYSTENNQSLSILSFVPTIDDDGKYLTCRAENPVIPDSVKEDKWRLDVQYQPVVTLRMGSTLNPDDIKEGADVYFECKVRANPKEYKLAWFKDGKELKNNATAGVVLSDYSLVLQGLTRSSAGEYTCLAANSEGKTASNSVPLQIMFAPVCKEGKAENVVGALKQETVSLVCNVESRPPPLTFHWTFNNSGELVEVAQPKHVNVQSPGTPSIAESLREYQRFHGPRLNYTPSTELDYGMLACWASNQVGKQRTPCRFQVIAAGRPYPLHNCTANELSAHLEFEDLGPKSGSGLAVKCTEGYDGGLPIQAYQIDVVGEEDDAWIVRNKTVPAGPHGPIFEVAGLTAGRSYRIFLYAVNAKGRSEATILEPVTLKGVAMYTTGNADASILSPVLLGLAATATLLALAVAGVLAALYRKHTTGRGGGQSPKHAPIAREPTQAGVTTPIHPGSKQTPDDMDPDIIPNEYERRPLTYTPIYKTPPQRRRKDLRLGDVLPDEKPTVQRKVDLQPDPRLAEIDSNFLQNHHHTLHHQNTYTQPPTMADFKQMAMDAYNQRNNQNVYYSLQRSNKGVAGLPQRPVSSSISAHAKFHQPEVVTRSNRIQESCI; this is encoded by the exons taCCGGTGATCGACGTGGTTGGTGTCGCGGGTGACAAGGTGCAGTTACCGTGCGACGTGCAGCCGACAGATCCGGACGACGCAATATTCATGGTGTTGTGGTTCAAGGGGGACGGAATGGAGCCGATATACAG cTTCGATGTGCGGGATCGCCAGTTTTATTCCCCATCGTTGTGGTCTTCGCCGACCGCTTTGGGACCCAGGGCCTTTTTTGTCACCGCTTCTAATCCGGCCCACCTCAGCATCGACAGGCTCGAGGTTAAAGACGAAGGAATCTACCGGTGCAGAGTCGACTTCAAAAATTCACCGACCAGAAAccagaaaatgaatttaaccGTGATTG TCGCGCCGGAGAGGCCAATCATACTCGATGGAACAACGAGGGATATATCGAGGATCGAGGAGCCGTACAACGAGGGCGACGACGTGAACCTCATCTGCGAAACGAGGGGCGGCAAACCCCCGCCAAGGCTGACTTGGTTCCTCGAAAACACGGTGATAGATGAGTCTTACCACTACAAAACCGACACCGGGGTTACCGTCAACCACTTGTCATACCCCAAAGTTGGCAGGCAGCACCTCAAGGCGCGGCTCATTTGCCAGGCGAGCAACACAAACCTCGTTCAGCCCCAGTCGAAGCTTCTGATACTCAACGTCAACC TCAAACCATTGGTGGTTCAGATACTGACTAAGGAGCCGCGCTTATCGGCGGACAAGAAGTACGACGTCGAGTGCAGAAGCACTGGATCCAGACCGATGGCTGTGATCACGTGGTGGATCGCAAACAGGCAGATAAAGAAGGCGAAAAAT TATTCGACGGAGAATAACCAGAGTCTGAGCATACTGAGTTTCGTTCCGACGATCGACGACGACGGTAAATACCTGACATGTCGAGCGGAGAATCCGGTGATACCGGATAGCGTGAAAGAGGACAAATGGCGCCTCGATGTTCAGTATCAGCCCGTAGTAACTCTGCGCATGGGATCAACTCTGAATCCTGACGACATCAAGGAGGGTGCCGACGTCTACTTCGAGTGCAAGGTCAGGGCGAATCCGAAGGAGTACAAGCTCGCCTGGTTCAAGGAC GGTAAGGAGCTGAAGAATAACGCGACGGCCGGCGTAGTTCTTAGCGACTACTCTCTGGTGCTTCAAGGGCTTACACGGAGTTCCGCAGGCGAGTACACCTGCCTGGCAGCGAACAGCGAGGGAAAGACTGCGAGCAACTCTGTACCTCTTCAGATAATGt TTGCCCCCGTATGCAAAGAAGGTAAAGCCGAAAACGTCGTGGGTGCTTTGAAGCAGGAGACAGTATCGCTGGTCTGCAACGTCGAGAGTCGACCGCCACCGTTGACCTTCCACTGGACTTTCAATAACTCTGGCGAACTCGTCGAGGTTGCTCAGCCCAAACACGTCAACGTCCAATCTCCGGGGACTCCATCGATAGCTGAGAGCCTCAGGGAGTATCAACGCTTTCACGGACCCCGTCTTAACTACACTCCGTCAACTGAACTCGACTATGGGATGCTCGCTTGCTGGGCTAGCAATCAGGTCGGAAAGCAGCGCACTCCCTGCCGGTTTCAG GTAATAGCAGCAGGGCGGCCGTATCCTTTGCACAATTGCACGGCCAACGAATTATCAGCGCATCTGGAGTTTGAGGATCTGGGACCAAAGTCGGGTTCCGGTCTGGCAGTTAAGTGTACCGAAGGTTACGACGGAGGTCTTCCCATCCAGGCGTACCAAATCGACGTTGTCGGGGAAGAAGACGACGCGTGGATAGTGAGGAACAAAACTGTGCCTGCTGGGCCCCACGGGCCCATTTTCGAGGTCGCGGGACTCACCGCTGGACGAAGCTACCGCATCTTTCTCTACGCGGTCAACGCCAAGGGCAGAAGCGAGGCCACCATTTTGGAACCCGTTACATTGAAGGGGGTCGCCATGTACACCACTG GGAACGCGGACGCCTCGATCCTGAGTCCGGTCCTCCTTGGCTTGGCGGCGACGGCGACGCTCCTCGCCCTGGCGGTGGCGGGGGTCCTGGCAGCTCTCTACAGGAAGCACACAACCGGAAGGGGCGGAGGGCAGAGTCCGAAGCATGCCCCGATCGCCAGGGAGCCGACCCAGGCCGGGGTCACGACTCCGATACACCCCGGAAGCAAGCAGACGCCGGACGACATGGACCCCGACATCATCCCCAACGAGTACG AGAGGAGACCCTTGACGTATACGCCTATCTACAAAACTCCACCGCAGCGTAGAAGAAAGGATTTACGTTTGGGTGACGTTCTGCCGGATGAAAAACCTACCGTACAACGGAAGGTGGACCTTCAGCCTGATCCACGACTCGCCGAGATTGATTCGAATTTTCTTCAGAATCATCATCACACTCTTCATCATCAGAACACTTACACCCAGCCACCGACGATGGCTGACTTCAAACAGATGGCGATGGACGCCTACAATCAGCGAAACAATCAAAAC GTATACTACAGCCTGCAGAGATCAAACAAGGGTGTTGCGGGGCTTCCCCAACGGCCGGTGTCGTCCTCGATATCCGCCCACGCGAAATTTCATCAACCGGAAGTGGTTACCAGATCGAATAGAATACAGGAAAGTTGTATATAA